From the Pseudoalteromonas tunicata genome, one window contains:
- a CDS encoding polyamine aminopropyltransferase produces the protein MNNPPPLTPSPSKYSLLGHDILLISVMAILAGCGLIYEYLLSHYAGRILGSVESAIYAMIGTMIVAMGIGAFLARWFKDPFTAFAWLESLIALLGMSSILIIACIIALSYTLPHTFASLYNLPADAVLDGAIFDQFQTFARFLPYVFGLLLGILIGMEIPLIARIRQQVYGRFLENNAGTIYGADYIGAGIGAAIWVTVMLTLPIMQAAAWTALFNIIAGLIFLWRYHQHVKWAKLLLLCHLLLIGLFAVFLLYASAWMKDLSNVLYKDKVIYSDSTKYQHVVITERLSRTQTAPINDLFLNGRLQFSSADEQIYHTMLVYPAMLASNRHDNVLIIGGGDGLALRDVLKWPVKHATLVDLDGQLLSLFGLSNQPYQAPQPLKEKLTALNHNALNDPRANVIVADAFLEVERMLDRGLLFDTIIIDLPDPNHPDLNKLYSDYFYNHVKQLLAPDGALVIQSTSPYHAKKAFISIAKTVKQAGFAHVEQYQQNIPSFGQWGWTIATRSGQPASERIAQIAQFPVATNWLNQKYLQAAFAFPNNFFSNNKDIEVNRLGTGILYDYYRQAWQTESELYKN, from the coding sequence TTGAATAATCCCCCCCCGTTAACCCCTTCGCCGAGTAAATATTCTTTACTCGGCCACGACATCCTTTTAATCAGTGTCATGGCTATTTTAGCTGGCTGTGGCCTGATTTATGAATACTTACTTTCTCATTATGCCGGGCGAATTCTAGGCTCAGTTGAAAGCGCCATTTACGCCATGATTGGCACCATGATAGTTGCCATGGGCATAGGTGCTTTCCTCGCTCGCTGGTTTAAAGACCCCTTCACGGCATTTGCTTGGCTCGAAAGCTTAATAGCCTTACTCGGTATGAGCAGTATTTTAATCATCGCCTGCATTATTGCACTGAGTTACACCCTACCTCACACCTTCGCAAGTTTATACAACCTGCCAGCTGATGCGGTTCTTGATGGTGCTATTTTTGATCAATTTCAGACATTTGCCCGCTTTTTACCTTATGTTTTTGGTTTATTACTCGGTATTCTGATTGGAATGGAAATCCCGTTAATTGCGAGGATCCGCCAGCAAGTTTATGGTCGGTTTTTAGAAAACAATGCAGGTACTATTTATGGTGCCGATTATATCGGTGCCGGTATTGGCGCTGCAATTTGGGTCACTGTTATGCTCACCTTGCCCATCATGCAAGCAGCGGCATGGACCGCTCTGTTTAATATCATTGCAGGGCTGATTTTTTTATGGCGATACCATCAACATGTTAAATGGGCAAAATTATTACTTTTATGCCATCTACTGCTAATAGGATTATTTGCTGTCTTTTTATTGTACGCATCAGCGTGGATGAAAGACCTTAGCAATGTGCTTTATAAAGACAAAGTGATTTATTCCGATTCAACTAAATACCAACACGTGGTCATAACTGAGCGCTTAAGCCGTACCCAAACAGCCCCAATTAATGATTTATTCCTCAACGGCCGCTTACAATTTTCAAGCGCTGATGAACAAATTTATCACACTATGTTGGTTTACCCAGCAATGCTTGCTTCAAACCGCCATGACAACGTACTAATTATTGGTGGTGGTGATGGGCTTGCCTTGCGTGATGTTTTAAAGTGGCCTGTCAAACACGCTACTTTGGTCGACTTAGATGGCCAACTGCTATCACTCTTTGGTTTGAGCAATCAGCCATATCAAGCACCTCAGCCACTTAAAGAGAAATTGACAGCATTAAATCACAATGCACTCAACGACCCACGCGCTAACGTCATTGTTGCTGATGCTTTTTTAGAAGTTGAGCGCATGCTAGACCGAGGTTTACTGTTCGATACCATCATCATTGATTTACCAGACCCCAATCACCCTGATTTAAATAAGCTCTACAGTGATTATTTTTATAATCACGTCAAACAGCTGCTTGCACCCGATGGCGCCTTGGTTATTCAATCTACATCGCCATATCACGCAAAAAAAGCCTTTATCAGTATCGCTAAAACAGTAAAACAAGCAGGGTTTGCTCATGTAGAACAATACCAACAAAACATTCCTTCATTTGGTCAATGGGGTTGGACTATTGCAACTCGCAGTGGACAGCCAGCCAGTGAGCGAATTGCACAAATAGCTCAATTTCCAGTTGCCACAAACTGGTTAAATCAAAAATATTTACAAGCCGCATTCGCCTTCCCTAATAACTTTTTTTCGAACAATAAAGATATTGAAGTCAATCGGTTAGGGACTGGAATATTATACGATTATTACCGCCAAGCATGGCAAACAGAATCCGAGCTGTATAAAAATTAA